The following proteins are co-located in the bacterium genome:
- a CDS encoding zf-TFIIB domain-containing protein: MSDRFHRDDVRAAIPLTRVCPECQEEMELITADDVGEVLVYECPECGSQEETRIESEDEDGDAATLPGPDIWIDDDAETDVAADQDEVDDSE; the protein is encoded by the coding sequence ATGAGCGATCGATTCCATCGCGATGACGTTCGGGCTGCGATTCCCCTGACGCGCGTGTGCCCCGAGTGCCAGGAAGAGATGGAACTGATCACGGCCGACGACGTCGGCGAAGTGCTCGTGTACGAGTGCCCCGAGTGCGGCTCGCAGGAAGAAACCCGCATCGAGAGCGAGGACGAGGACGGCGACGCCGCCACGCTCCCCGGGCCGGACATCTGGATCGACGACGACGCGGAGACCGACGTCGCGGCGGATCAGGACGAGGTCGACGACTCCGAGTAG
- a CDS encoding Fe-Mn family superoxide dismutase has product MAKYEAKKFRSFDVELTGISKKTMEEHYKLYQGYVGKANEILDRLASGQVDLSKANPTYSELRELKVELTRAVGGVKNHELYFEHLGGKGGKPSGKTLQLLEKAYGSFENWQAELKATAIAARGWAWLAYDWDTGACLNYIGDEQNTYPIWNCTPLVALDCFEHAYFIDYGTGKASYIDAFFKNLDWDVITKRADHFGILNR; this is encoded by the coding sequence ATGGCCAAGTACGAGGCCAAGAAGTTTCGGTCGTTTGACGTCGAGTTGACCGGCATCAGCAAGAAGACGATGGAAGAGCACTACAAACTCTATCAGGGCTACGTGGGCAAGGCCAACGAGATCCTGGACCGTCTCGCCAGCGGCCAGGTCGACCTCTCCAAAGCCAATCCGACCTACTCCGAGCTCCGCGAGCTCAAAGTCGAACTGACGCGCGCCGTCGGGGGCGTCAAGAACCACGAGCTGTACTTCGAGCATCTCGGCGGCAAGGGCGGCAAGCCGTCCGGCAAGACGCTGCAGCTACTCGAGAAGGCGTACGGGTCGTTCGAGAACTGGCAGGCCGAGCTGAAGGCCACCGCGATCGCGGCCCGCGGATGGGCGTGGCTCGCCTACGATTGGGACACCGGCGCCTGCCTCAACTACATCGGTGACGAGCAGAACACGTATCCGATCTGGAACTGCACACCGCTCGTGGCGCTCGACTGCTTCGAGCACGCCTACTTTATCGACTACGGCACCGGCAAGGCCTCGTACATCGACGCCTTCTTCAAGAACCTCGACTGGGACGTGATCACGAAGCGCGCCGATCACTTCGGCATCCTCAACCGCTGA